ATAATTTGGAAATTTACCGTTCAGTAAAAAGGTTAAATCTAAAAAATATTTGAACTTATCTTTATCTAAAACAACATCTTTGACGGGGACATGGTCTGAGTACAGAACTACGTTAAAGTATTCCCCAATAAAAGCCATAAATAGTAAGTCAATTTGGCAAATACGTTTTAAAATCTCTGTATGTCCTAAGTCATTGTGTCCCAGTGAAAAACTCTCTTGTTTTGATAAAGGAGCTGTAATGATCCCTACGCCTTTCTTGTCCAGACAATATTGTGATGCGGCTTCAAACCAATAGGCTGGAGATAAATCTGAACATAGAAACACTAAATTTGTATTTAGAGATGAAACGTTGGCAGAGAAATCTTCATATTTTAAAAAGCAGGGCTGATGGTTTAGAGAAGACTTTACGATTTCCACTTGAGAAGAATGAATCCAAATCACAAAACAATAAGAGGACAGGATGTGCTCGTCTAGCTGATTTAGGGCTTTAAGGGTGACTTCTAATCCAATACCATCAATGTCACCTGTTGTGATATGAAAAAGAGGATTAGAGTCTGCCAAATAAACCCCACATTTTATGATTTAAAATATTTAATATGGTTTGTTTCTTTTTGGTCTTCTAGCCATTTTTCAATTTCACGAGAAAGACTTTTCTGTATCAGTTCTGCACGAATCTGTCTGACTTCAGGCGTGTTAGGTAAGCTGTTGATTCGAATTTTATCATCTAATTTGATGAAGAAGACATTATCTCCGACATAAATAGGTGGACTGATTTCGTTTACTTTTAGAGTCTTAACAATCTTCTCGATTGTAGGTGTCATTTCACCTTCTTTAAAAGTACCTAGCTCACCGTGCTCACTGTCATTCTCAGAATATTTAAGGGAGTTATAAAAGCCATTTTTCTTAATGGCATTTTCAATCATATCAATGTCAGCAGAACGGTTCACAAGGATATGAGAAAGTTTATATTCAAATTTCGGAATAAAAGTTTTTGAACCTGAACGCTGCATGTGTTGAATGATGTCAGCTTCAGAAATGTCGATCTTTGAAGCAATGACTTGTTCGATGACTCTTTTTCTGACTAACGAGTTAAGAGTAAAGCTTTTGTAGTCTTCAAAGTCCACGCCTTCCTTTTGGATTTCCTTTTTGAGTTCACTTAAAGTCAGTTGGTTTGAAGCGGCAATCTTTCCGATCTCTTTATCTAGGTTATCAGCCACATTGTCATAGATACCTATTTTTTTAGCACTGTGGATGAATAGTTTTTCACTTACCAGATAGTCCAATTGGGCTTTTTCGTCATTTTCTAAATTTGAATTTGAAAATAGACTAGCATATTCAAAGTCTACTAGCTTTTGATTTTTAAGATTGGATTTAAAATGCTCAAGGTCACTTTGTAAGATCACTTGGTTAGCAACGATGATGATGATCTCATCTACTGTTTTGGCACTTACTTGTTGCACACAGAGCAGGCATAAGCCCATAACAAGTGAAAGACTTTTTTTGAAAAAATTGAAGGATATCATGGCCTTACTCCTAGTAGCTACTAGGTCTATTTACCACGATCTTACTCAGTAGGTCATTGTTAATTTCTATATCTAGTTGTGCAGCACGCTCTTTTAACCACTGGGCCACAAACTGCTCTTGGAGCTGGCGTTCTAAAAGGCGTTTAATATCCGTTTTAACATTATTATAAGGCAAATCTTGCGCAGCACGGCGATTTACGACCTTAAAGATGTGATAGCCGTTGGCACTTTTAATGATAGATGAGATTCGCCCATTAGAGGTCTTTTCGGCTTCTGCAAACGCGGGATAATCAGAGACATTCACCCAGCCTAAATCCCCCCCTTTGATTTTTTCTGGGGCAAGGGAGTACTTTTGCGCTAAAGACTCATAATTTTTATTATTCCCAATCTTAAGTAGATCTTGAATTTTTAAGGCCTCTTCTTCGTGTTCGACAACAATCTGTTTTAGGTGGAGTTGCTTTTCACGGTGAAAATCTTGTTTATTTTGGTTGTAATAATTTTTGAGATCGTCTTCGGTGATCTCAGTTTTAAAGTCCTTCATGATTTGCTCACGGACCAGTTGTCTTAAAAGACGATCTTTAATAGAGGAGCGCACATCAGAAACCTTAAGACCTGCTTCATTCAAAAAGATTTCAAAGCTTTCGCGATCAGGATATGAGTCTACAAGTTTTTCAAAGGCTTCATCTAAGCTCTCTTTTTTGACGAAAATATTGTTTTCACTGGCAAATTTTTCATAAGTGGATTGAATGATAAAGTCTTCAACGATTTGTCTTTTAATAACAGCCACAACATCGGGTTTGGGATATTTTATATCTTGCTCAATGAACTTGCGGACCAAGAGGTTAGAGAACTCAAACCCCGTTAATGATTTGTGTGAAGATGAAATGATATTTTCGTTAAAAAGATCTTGCTTCTTTTTACAGGAAGAAAGAGAGACACCCAAAAGGATTATTAAGCTTAGCTTGATAATTGAATGTCTCATTGCACCTCATTTTATTTTTTTAGAGCCTCAGGATTTATACTGATTTGGTACTGTTTTTTCAAATCCTTAAAGTAATTATCCACGATATTTTTTCTTTTATCATCAAAAAGCGCAATGCGTACTTGTTCTTTATTAGCTTCACTAAATGGCTGTACTCCTGTGAGTTGTAAGATATGGAAACCAAAGCGAGTTTGAATGGGGCCAGCAATCTGCCCTTGACGTAGTTTACGAGCGGCTTCGTAGTATGCAGGATGGAGTGTTAAAATAGATTGGTAACCGATATCACCCTCGGAGGCTTTGCTGATTTCATCTTCAGAATAAAGGCCAACAGACTCTTTGAAAGGACGGTTGGATTTAACAACTTTACCATAAATAGTTTGTGCGCGTTGTTTAGCCTCTTGAATTTGTGTAGGTGTGGCATCTACAGGGTAACGGACAAGGATGTGGCTAGTCCTAACATTTGGATAACGATTATAGAAGGCACTGATTTCAGAGTCTTTGATCTTAATCGCCTCTACTTTTTTTGCTAATTCCACTTCAAGTAAGGCCTTGTATAATTCCTGTTCCAGCTTCTTTTTAACCTCAGGGATTTTGGTGATCTTTTTTTTGTTGGCTTCCTGTAAACCAATTCGATAACGGATCATGTCTTCAAGAAATTGTTCAGGAGTGGGTTCAAAGGGGAGCATGCCTATATTTTCTTTGGTTTTTTGGAATTCTTTTTTGAACTCTTCAACAGTGATAGCTTGATTGCCCACTTTTGCTAAAATCTGAGCGTAAGAGTGTGTAGGGATCAAAAAGAAAAACGCAAGTAGTCTTAACATGCTAAGCTCCTAGTAATAAATTTTATAGAGAGGCGGCTACTTATTCCCAGAACATATTAACATCGCATTTTTCTGAGCAGCCATTATTGCCTCTGATAATATATTCTGATCGTTTTCTGACTTGGGGTCTAGAGTTTTAGGTGAAAATGGTGGACCAAAGTAGTACACCACTTTACTAAAAAATTTTGGAATTTCGGTTTGGTCCCAGGTCTTCTCTAAAACCCATTTTTTTGAAGCATAAACTCCAAGAGGGACGATATGTGAGCCTCCAATGCGCGAGACTTCGATGATGCCAGATTTGGCTTTATTTCTTGGTCCAATTGGACCATCAACGGAAATCACAGTCCAAAGTCGTGTTGTCTTGGCCATTTTAAGCATGGCTTTTAAGGCTTTAATGGCTCCTTTACGTGATGAGCCTCGCACTACTTGACCTCCAAAGCATTGAATCATGCGGGCTATGAGTTCACCGTCTTTGCTATCAGAAACCATGGATACGGTTTTGAATTTTCCTATTAGGTATAGGCAGGCAAAAATATCCTGATGCCAAAAACCAACACTAATCAGTTCGTCTTGGTTTAGTAGTTTTTGGAGATCTGGGTGAAGGACGACTTTCTTGCGCCAAGTCAGCATGGAGATACGAAAAAAGAGATAGCCTAAAAAGACCACAATGGAGAGAAAGATAGGGCTGTTAAGAATTTTTTTAAGCATATACCCATAAAACAAAAAGAGAGGTCTAAGTCAAAGGCCTCTCTTTTGAAGGGATAGAGTTTTATAAAAGTGACTTACGAAAGCAAGGTTTTAAACTCTTGCGTCAGCCTGGGAACGATTTCTAGAGCGTCTCCAACGATACCATAAGTGGCCTTTTTGAAGATAGGCGCCTCAGGGTCTTTATTGATGGCTACAATCACTTTGCTACTGGACATGCCAG
This region of Pseudobdellovibrionaceae bacterium genomic DNA includes:
- a CDS encoding 4-hydroxythreonine-4-phosphate dehydrogenase PdxA, which gives rise to MADSNPLFHITTGDIDGIGLEVTLKALNQLDEHILSSYCFVIWIHSSQVEIVKSSLNHQPCFLKYEDFSANVSSLNTNLVFLCSDLSPAYWFEAASQYCLDKKGVGIITAPLSKQESFSLGHNDLGHTEILKRICQIDLLFMAFIGEYFNVVLYSDHVPVKDVVLDKDKFKYFLDLTFLLNGKFPNYTTVLLGLNPHAGDKGLIGKEDGVISSWIQEWQPKNLIGPVPADSAFCNYKQTPSTYAALYHDQGLIPFKMAHGFTGYHTTLGLPFIRTSVDHGTGKNIFNQNKADFSSMLDAIRGAAKIHQGSMK
- a CDS encoding lysophospholipid acyltransferase family protein yields the protein MLKKILNSPIFLSIVVFLGYLFFRISMLTWRKKVVLHPDLQKLLNQDELISVGFWHQDIFACLYLIGKFKTVSMVSDSKDGELIARMIQCFGGQVVRGSSRKGAIKALKAMLKMAKTTRLWTVISVDGPIGPRNKAKSGIIEVSRIGGSHIVPLGVYASKKWVLEKTWDQTEIPKFFSKVVYYFGPPFSPKTLDPKSENDQNILSEAIMAAQKNAMLICSGNK
- a CDS encoding peptidylprolyl isomerase, producing MLRLLAFFFLIPTHSYAQILAKVGNQAITVEEFKKEFQKTKENIGMLPFEPTPEQFLEDMIRYRIGLQEANKKKITKIPEVKKKLEQELYKALLEVELAKKVEAIKIKDSEISAFYNRYPNVRTSHILVRYPVDATPTQIQEAKQRAQTIYGKVVKSNRPFKESVGLYSEDEISKASEGDIGYQSILTLHPAYYEAARKLRQGQIAGPIQTRFGFHILQLTGVQPFSEANKEQVRIALFDDKRKNIVDNYFKDLKKQYQISINPEALKK
- a CDS encoding peptidylprolyl isomerase; protein product: MQQVSAKTVDEIIIIVANQVILQSDLEHFKSNLKNQKLVDFEYASLFSNSNLENDEKAQLDYLVSEKLFIHSAKKIGIYDNVADNLDKEIGKIAASNQLTLSELKKEIQKEGVDFEDYKSFTLNSLVRKRVIEQVIASKIDISEADIIQHMQRSGSKTFIPKFEYKLSHILVNRSADIDMIENAIKKNGFYNSLKYSENDSEHGELGTFKEGEMTPTIEKIVKTLKVNEISPPIYVGDNVFFIKLDDKIRINSLPNTPEVRQIRAELIQKSLSREIEKWLEDQKETNHIKYFKS
- a CDS encoding peptidyl-prolyl cis-trans isomerase, with the protein product MRHSIIKLSLIILLGVSLSSCKKKQDLFNENIISSSHKSLTGFEFSNLLVRKFIEQDIKYPKPDVVAVIKRQIVEDFIIQSTYEKFASENNIFVKKESLDEAFEKLVDSYPDRESFEIFLNEAGLKVSDVRSSIKDRLLRQLVREQIMKDFKTEITEDDLKNYYNQNKQDFHREKQLHLKQIVVEHEEEALKIQDLLKIGNNKNYESLAQKYSLAPEKIKGGDLGWVNVSDYPAFAEAEKTSNGRISSIIKSANGYHIFKVVNRRAAQDLPYNNVKTDIKRLLERQLQEQFVAQWLKERAAQLDIEINNDLLSKIVVNRPSSY